Below is a window of Candidatus Atribacteria bacterium DNA.
ATAAACGTTATGACTATTGGTTGGGCTGCCATCGGATATATGTGGAGAAAGCCGATAATGACAGTAATGGTTAGAGAGAGCCGTTTTACTCATTGCATTATCGAAAAGGCTTCCAGTTTTACGGTTAGTATTCCCAGGGATGGTTTAGAAGAAGCTTTAAGCTTTTGCGGCACTAAATCCGGCAGGGATTTTGATAAGTTTAAACAATGTAAATTATCTGTAGTTCCCGCTCAAAAAGTAAACACTCCCATTATTGATCTCCCTGGATTTCATTTTGAATGTAAAATTGTTTATAAAAACAAAATGGAAGCTGATTTCCTGTGTAAAGAATATAGAGAGTATCTATATTCGGATAATGACTATCATACTTTATATTTTGGTGAAATTGTAGCATGTTACAAAAATAGTTAATTAATTTTACAATCAAGTTAAAAATTATATAAAAGACTAAAGAGTGATATTTATTTCAAATAATTTTTTATTAAAAGAAGGATTATCCAAGGTAAATGTAGAAAAAAGAAATAAGAAATCTATTTTACATTATTGAATTTAAGGTAGAAAAAAATGTAATAAGTGCAAAGTTAAAAGTAAGAAAAAAGGGAGGTGGCAAATTCAGTACAAGCACTAAAGATTTAATATGCATTTGATGGCTTGGAAAATTAATTAAAAAAAATAAGGAGAGTGAATGTCAATATGTTGAGATTTAAAATAAATAAGGG
It encodes the following:
- a CDS encoding flavin reductase family protein, producing MKKVNYLSITEEVLQQIKSKGAFLVAKSTDDKKINVMTIGWAAIGYMWRKPIMTVMVRESRFTHCIIEKASSFTVSIPRDGLEEALSFCGTKSGRDFDKFKQCKLSVVPAQKVNTPIIDLPGFHFECKIVYKNKMEADFLCKEYREYLYSDNDYHTLYFGEIVACYKNS